From Medicago truncatula cultivar Jemalong A17 chromosome 7, MtrunA17r5.0-ANR, whole genome shotgun sequence, a single genomic window includes:
- the LOC11438852 gene encoding probable leucine-rich repeat receptor-like protein kinase IMK3 has protein sequence MPKVTGPIPNSFSKLKRLENLDLGSNSLSGPIPEFLGKLKRLQEVDLSNNKLSGAIPASLDNLQSLSQFNVSFNQLCGAIPTGLSKFAKSSFEHNKCLCDAPLAPCKGGLASTK, from the coding sequence ATGCCGAAAGTAACTGGGCCAATCCCTAACTCTTTCAGCAAACTCAAAAGACTAGAAAATCTCGACCTTGGCTCCAACAGCCTTAGTGGGCCAATCCCTGAATTTCTGGGCAAGTTGAAGCGCCTCCAAGAGGTTGATTTGTCCAACAACAAGTTATCCGGTGCTATTCCGGCGTCGCTCGACAACCTACAGTCTCTTTCGCAGTTCAATGTTAGCTTTAACCAGCTCTGTGGTGCGATCCCTACTGGGTTGAGCAAGTTTGCAAAGAGTTCGTTTGAGCATAATAAATGCCTTTGTGATGCTCCTTTAGCACCTTGCAAGGGAGGCCTAGCTAGCACCAAGTAA
- the LOC112416385 gene encoding polygalacturonase inhibitor 1: MKTPPNKFLLLHLTLLFLSSIYFSTSNADDVEFSCNANDKATLLKIRDHFGGPNGRLSDWDNSTDCCSDWSFVGCGKPLPGRITVVTISRGWGLSGTLPAEFGDLPYLNFLSLAEMPKVTGPIPNSFSKLKRLQKLDLGSNSLSGPIPTFLGQLKGLQEFDLSNNQLSGVIPASFGSIPSLSQFNVSFNQLCGAIPTGLNKFAKSSFDHNKCLCGAPLAACK, encoded by the coding sequence ATGAAGACTCCTCCAAACAAGTTTCTCCTACTCCACTTAACACTTCTCTTCCTTTCTTCCATCTACTTCTCCACATCAAATGCTGATGATGTTGAGTTCTCCTGCAATGCCAATGACAAAGCCACTCTCCTCAAAATCAGAGACCATTTCGGCGGCCCCAACGGCCGCCTCTCCGATTGGGACAACAGTACAGACTGTTGTAGCGACTGGAGCTTCGTCGGGTGTGGCAAACCCCTACCTGGCCGAATCACCGTCGTCACCATCAGCCGTGGCTGGGGTCTTTCTGGTACGCTTCCAGCAGAGTTTGGCGACCTCCCATATCTTAACTTCCTCTCATTGGCTGAAATGCCCAAAGTAACCGGACCAATCCCTAACTCTTTCAGCAAACTCAAAAGACTACAAAAACTTGACCTTGGTTCCAACAGTCTTAGTGGGCCGATCCCCACTTTTCTAGGCCAGTTGAAGGGCTTACAGGAGTTTGATTTGTCTAACAACCAGTTATCCGGTGTTATTCCCGCGTCGTTCGGCTCCATACCGTCTCTTTCGCAGTTTAATGTCAGCTTTAACCAACTGTGTGGTGCGATACCTACTGGGTTGAACAAGTTTGCAAAGAGTTCGTTTGATCATAATAAATGCCTTTGTGGTGCTCCTTTAGCAGCTTGCAAGTGA
- the LOC11440324 gene encoding polygalacturonase inhibitor 1: protein MKTTPNMFLLLHLTLLFLSSIYFSTSNADDVEFSCNANDKATLLKIRDHFGGPNGRLSDWDNGTDCCSDWSFVGCGKPLPGRITVVTISRGWGLSGTLPVEFGDLPYLNFLSLAEMPKVTGPIPNSFSKLKRLQKLDLGSNSLSGPIPTFLGQLKGLQEFDLSNNQLSGVIPASFGSIPSLSQFNVSFNQLCGAIPTGLSKFAKSSFDHNKCLCGAPLAACK, encoded by the coding sequence ATGAAGACTACTCCAAACATGTTTCTCCTACTCCACTTGACACTCCTCTTCCTTTCTTCCATCTACTTCTCCACATCAAATGCTGATGATGTTGAGTTCTCCTGCAACGCCAATGACAAAGCCACCCTCCTCAAAATCAGAGACCATTTCGGCGGCCCCAACGGCCGCCTTTCCGATTGGGACAACGGTACAGACTGTTGTAGCGACTGGAGCTTCGTCGGGTGTGGTAAACCCCTACCTGGCCGAATCACCGTCGTCACCATCAGCCGTGGCTGGGGTCTTTCCGGTACGCTTCCAGTAGAGTTTGGCGACCTCCCTTATCTTAACTTCCTCTCATTAGCCGAAATGCCGAAAGTAACTGGGCCAATCCCTAACTCTTTTAGCAAACTCAAAAGACTACAAAAACTTGACCTTGGTTCCAACAGTCTTAGTGGGCCGATCCCCACTTTTCTAGGCCAGTTGAAGGGCTTACAGGAGTTTGATTTGTCTAACAACCAGTTATCCGGTGTTATTCCGGCGTCGTTCGGCTCCATACCGTCTCTTTCGCAGTTTAATGTCAGCTTTAACCAACTGTGTGGTGCTATCCCTACTGGATTGAGCAAGTTTGCAAAGAGTTCGTTTGATCATAATAAATGCCTTTGTGGTGCTCCTTTAGCAGCTTGCAAGTGA
- the LOC11437801 gene encoding polygalacturonase inhibitor: MKTTPNKFLLLHLTLLFLSSIYFSTSNADDVEFSCNANDKATLLKIRDHFGGPNGRLSDWDNGTDCCSDWSFVGCGKPLPGRITVVTISRGWGLSGTLPAEFGDLPYLNFLSLAEMPKVTGPIPNSFSKLQRLQKLDLGSNSLSGSIPTFLGQLKGLQEFDLSNNKLTGVIPASFGSLPSLSQFNVSFNQLCGAIPTGLSKFAKSSFDHNKCLCGAPLAAC; encoded by the coding sequence ATGAAGACTACTCCAAACAAGTTTCTCCTACTCCACTTGACACTCCTCTTCCTTTCTTCCATCTACTTCTCCACATCAAATGCTGATGATGTTGAGTTCTCCTGCAACGCCAATGACAAAGCCACCCTCCTCAAAATCAGAGACCATTTCGGCGGCCCCAACGGCCGCCTTTCCGATTGGGACAACGGTACAGACTGTTGTAGCGACTGGAGCTTCGTCGGGTGTGGTAAACCCCTACCTGGCCGAATCACCGTCGTCACCATCAGCCGTGGCTGGGGTCTTTCCGGTACGCTACCAGCGGAGTTTGGCGACCTTCCATATCTTAACTTCCTCTCATTGGCCGAAATGCCCAAAGTAACTGGGCCAATTCCTAACTCTTTCAGCAAACTCCAAAGACTACAAAAACTCGACCTTGGTTCCAACAGTCTTAGTGGGTCGATCCCCACTTTCCTAGGCCAGTTGAAGGGCTTACAGGAGTTTGATTTGTCTAACAATAAGTTAACCGGTGTTATTCCGGCGTCGTTCGGCTCCCTACCGTCTCTTTCCCAGTTTAACGTCAGCTTTAACCAACTGTGTGGTGCTATCCCTACTGGATTGAGCAAATTTGCAAAGAGTTCGTTTGATCATAATAAATGCCTTTGTGGTGCTCCTTTAGCAGCTTGCTAG